The Plasmodium relictum strain SGS1 genome assembly, chromosome: 9 genome window below encodes:
- a CDS encoding ATP-dependent zinc metalloprotease FTSH, putative, whose translation MHKLFVIRKNKKFLYNEANVFNNKWINNFRKKIELEGNERKYSSLCVNHLNKNIKNINESDVCNDKSSEYRFSLNSFLKFIHKWKKNNFHFENEFMKYIKIYNKKINRDEKIYYRNKENNFVNYENIKYFLNNYLLLNRINDKNRNYKMKGNFLSENKLNEKYISFFDKFSDKSKEDIKKILNFLKKSKLKKKNISFFGNILRINKRDKINLFEFLKIYFTKVPKGFERFEDKKSSPNSYKPEDEKNKKFDNYFFYIFFLLLLLFLLFVDSNSLYNEITPNEFFYNYLSKGYVEKIKLINKDYVKAYLNTYGIKKYHLKYVCFRIGNSDSFERKVEEIQKEMNINREEIIEVQYMNETNILNEVKGYIPSILFFLLLIFLFQKITLKNVTNSGMDKLFKFSKISPINKNNFKTDIKFSNVAGMKQAKEEIMEFVDFLKNPAKYEILGAKIPKGALLCGAPGTGKTLLAKAVAGEANVPFFNISGSDFIEVFVGIGPSRVRELFAQARKHAPSIIFIDEIDAVGRKRSKGGFAGGGNDERENTLNQMLVEMDGFHTSNDKVVVLAGTNRVDILDPAITRPGRFDRIVNISKPDINERSEIFQVHLKNLKLHDTLDIKNISYILASLTPGFVGADIANVVNEGAIQCARRSNLLGVQIKDFEVAIERVIGGLPKSSSLISPLEKKIISYHETGHALIGWFLEFADPVLKVSIIPRNNGALGYSQHLSEEIMLFSREAILDRIAVILGGRAAEELFIGKITTGAIDDLNKVTQLAYSFVSQYGMNKEIGLVSFQPNSNSEYNLYRPHSECLAHLIDNEVRNLIETQYKRVKSILLKNEKHVHNLANLLYQKETISYHDIVKCVGERPYPIKSNYEKFVKANPYKLIPDGTEENANNKSEINKDDIINENDSKNKNVRIDDIDKSSNSEIKGENDIIINDEINEVKSKNTINNSCELNEENNIQNKVNKQMDINKKVDKNKKDNKISNSNIR comes from the coding sequence atgcaTAAACTGTTtgtaataagaaaaaataagaaatttttatataatgaagcaaatgtttttaataataaatggaTAAATAATTTTCGTAAGAAAATAGAATTAGAAGGAAATGAGAGAAAATATAGTTCTTTATGTGTAAACcatttgaataaaaatataaaaaatataaacgaAAGTGATGTATGCAATGATAAAAGTTCAGAATATagattttctttaaattcatttttaaaatttattcataaatggaagaaaaataattttcattttgaaaATGAGTTTATGAAGTACAtcaaaatatacaataaaaaaataaatagggatgaaaaaatttattatagaaataaagaaaataattttgtaaattatgaaaatataaaatattttttaaataattatttactaTTAAATAGGATAAATGacaaaaatagaaattataaaatgaaagGAAATTTTTTGAGTGAGAATAAGTTAAacgaaaaatatatttctttttttgataaGTTTTCAGATAAAAGTaaagaagatataaaaaaaattcttaattttttgaaaaaaagcaaattaaaaaaaaaaaacatttctttttttgggAATATTTTGCGTATTAATAAAagagataaaataaatttatttgagtttttgaaaatttattttaccaAAGTTCCTAAAGGATTTGAAAGATTTGAAGACAAAAAATCCTCTCCTAATTCATATAAGCCTGAAgatgagaaaaataaaaaatttgataattattttttttatatattttttttgttgctATTGCTCTTCTTATTATTTGTTGATTCTAATAGCctatataatgaaataacCCCAAATGAgtttttttacaattatttATCTAAAGGATatgtagaaaaaattaagttaataaataaagattaTGTGAAAGCTTACTTAAATACATATGGAATAAAAAAgtatcatttaaaatatgtatgtTTTCGAATTGGTAATAGTGATAGTTTTGAGAGAAAGGTAGAAGAGAttcaaaaagaaatgaatataaatagaGAAGAAATAATAGAAGTACAGTATATGAATgaaacaaatatattaaatgaagTAAAAGGATATATTCCaagtatattattttttttattattaatttttttatttcaaaaaattacattaaaaaatgtaacgAATAGTGGTAtggataaattatttaagtttAGTAAAATATCTCCTATcaataaaaacaattttaaaacggatataaaattttctaatgTAGCAGGTATGAAACAAgcaaaagaagaaataatgGAATTTGtagattttttaaaaaatcctgcgaaatatgaaatattagGAGCAAAAATACCAAAAGGAGCATTATTATGTGGAGCTCCAGGTACAGGAAAAACTTTATTAGCAAAAGCTGTAGCAGGAGAAGCAAATgttcctttttttaatataagtGGTAGTGATTTTATTGAAGTATTTGTTGGAATAGGTCCATCTAGGGTTAGAGAACTATTTGCTCAAGCAAGAAAGCATGCTCCTTcgattatttttattgatgAAATTGATGCTGTTGGAAGAAAAAGATCAAAAGGTGGATTTGCAGGAGGTGGTAATGATGAGAGAGAAAATACACTAAATCAGATGCTAGTAGAAATGGATGGGTTTCATACCTCTAATGATAAAGTAGTTGTATTAGCAGGAACTAATAGAGTAGATATATTAGATCCTGCTATTACAAGACCGGGAAGATTTGATAGAATTGTTAATATAAGTAAACCAGATATTAATGAAAGATCAGAAATATTTCAagttcatttaaaaaatttaaaattacatGATACActagatattaaaaatattagctATATTTTAGCTTCATTAACTCCAGGATTTGTAGGGGCAGATATTGCAAATGTTGTTAATGAAGGGGCCATTCAATGTGCGAGAAGATCTAATTTGTTAGGAGTTCAAATAAAAGATTTTGAAGTAGCCATTGAAAGAGTTATTGGTGGATTACCGAAATCTTCTTCTCTTATTTCACCTCTTGAAAAGAAGATTATTTCATATCACGAAACAGGACATGCTCTAATTGGTTGGTTTTTAGAATTTGCAGATCCAGTTTTAAAAGTTTCTATTATCCCAAGAAATAATGGTGCTCTTGGTTATTCACAACATTTAAGTGAAGAAATTATGTTGTTCTCACGAGAGGCAATATTAGATAGAATTGCTGTAATATTAGGTGGAAGAGCAGCAGAGGAACTATTTATTGGAAAAATTACTACTGGTGCTATTGACGATTTGAATAAAGTTACACAACTTGCTTACTCCTTTGTTTCTCAATACGGTATGAATAAGGAAATAGGATTAGTATCCTTTCAACCTAATTCTAATAGTGAATATAATCTATATAGACCTCATTCTGAATGCTTAGCTCACTTAATTGATAATGAGGTTCGCAATCTTATAGAAACTCAGTATAAAAGAGTTAaatcaattttattaaaaaatgaaaaacatGTTCATAATTTAgctaatttattatatcaaAAGGAAACAATTTCTTATCATGATATAGTTAAATGTGTTGGAGAAAGGCCTTATCCAATTAAATCAAACTACGAAAAGTTTGTAAAGGCAAATCCATACAAGTTAATACCTGATGGTACAGAAGAAAATGCTAATAATAAGAGTGAGATAAATAAAGACGATATAATCAATGAAAATGAttcaaaaaacaaaaatgtgAGAATTGATGATATTGACAAAAGCAGTAATAGTGAAATAAAAGGagaaaatgatataattattaatgacgaaataaatgaagtaaaaagtaaaaatacaataaaCAACTCATGTgaattaaatgaagaaaataatatccAAAATAAAGTTAATAAACAGATggatattaataaaaaagtcgataaaaacaaaaaagataataaaatatcaaaTTCGAATATAAGATAA